A DNA window from Thermosynechococcaceae cyanobacterium Okahandja contains the following coding sequences:
- a CDS encoding DUF4350 domain-containing protein: MKTPSRWRWLLLLIAVGVLVVVGVLLMALAPSQRAGSSFDTSPWGSRQFYEYLQQQGRRVERWQRDYPNLKGQGQVLVQISGRPLGLSADLVQWLEAGNTLVRFYWHGEPTAAPFSQRLPTPQGSVLVETRRRLQRRDLDTGDRPLLADDYGIIAYLRPIAGGGQQLHSVYPWLVANAYGNDPPLANFAAVAAFLEALPPTTTIYFDEWLHGYRQRTPDDVVTRPEYRSVLDYLSRTQWLGIGLQLGLILLILLWQQSQRFGPPLQERPPTPSNSATYIAALAAVLQRAQQRAFVQQQLQSYLRHQLAAKLGLSADRGNPHHLPDDASLIQAWQALTGHSPSQLQTVLQAHPTQSDRQLLQWLQAAASVLEPLDRGPSPD; the protein is encoded by the coding sequence ATGAAAACACCGTCTCGCTGGCGCTGGCTGTTGCTGCTCATTGCCGTTGGGGTACTGGTGGTCGTAGGGGTGCTGCTGATGGCGCTGGCTCCCTCACAACGGGCAGGCTCGTCCTTCGACACTTCCCCCTGGGGTAGCCGTCAGTTTTACGAGTACCTCCAACAACAAGGCCGACGGGTGGAACGCTGGCAGCGGGACTACCCCAACCTGAAGGGGCAAGGGCAGGTGCTTGTGCAAATTAGTGGTCGCCCCTTGGGGCTATCGGCGGATTTGGTGCAATGGTTAGAAGCGGGCAATACCCTCGTTCGCTTTTATTGGCACGGGGAACCCACGGCGGCCCCCTTTAGCCAGCGCCTGCCAACTCCCCAAGGCTCTGTGCTTGTGGAAACACGCCGTCGATTGCAACGCCGCGATCTCGACACTGGCGATCGCCCCCTACTGGCCGATGACTACGGCATTATTGCTTACCTGCGGCCCATAGCCGGCGGTGGACAACAACTCCACAGCGTTTATCCATGGCTAGTGGCCAATGCCTACGGCAACGACCCTCCGTTAGCCAACTTTGCAGCGGTAGCGGCATTCCTAGAAGCGTTACCGCCCACAACTACTATCTACTTCGATGAGTGGCTGCACGGCTATCGGCAGCGCACCCCAGACGACGTGGTAACTCGCCCGGAGTATCGCAGTGTACTCGACTACCTCAGTCGTACCCAATGGCTGGGGATTGGCTTGCAACTGGGGTTAATTCTGCTTATTTTGCTGTGGCAGCAGAGTCAGCGCTTTGGCCCACCCCTTCAGGAGCGCCCCCCTACCCCCAGCAACAGCGCTACCTACATTGCCGCCCTAGCCGCCGTTCTGCAACGCGCCCAGCAGCGTGCCTTTGTCCAGCAGCAACTTCAGTCATACCTGCGCCATCAACTGGCGGCAAAACTTGGCTTGAGCGCCGATCGCGGCAATCCGCACCACCTCCCCGACGATGCGAGCCTGATCCAAGCATGGCAGGCGTTGACGGGTCACTCCCCCAGCCAACTGCAAACTGTGCTGCAAGCGCACCCCACCCAGAGCGATCGCCAACTGTTACAGTGGCTACAGGCCGCTGCCAGCGTCTTAGAGCCACTCGATCGCGGCCCCTCGCCAGACTAG
- a CDS encoding 2Fe-2S iron-sulfur cluster-binding protein: MASKAEFVGTNIKFVNENQEIVAANGANLRLKAMEAGIDLYTLKGKLFNCGGYGQCGTCIVEIVEGMEHLSPRTAVEERKLRRKPESYRLACQTLVNGPVSVKTKP, encoded by the coding sequence ATGGCAAGCAAAGCTGAATTTGTGGGCACAAATATTAAGTTTGTTAACGAAAACCAAGAAATTGTTGCGGCAAACGGAGCAAACTTGCGCTTAAAAGCAATGGAAGCGGGGATTGACCTTTATACCCTCAAAGGCAAGCTCTTTAACTGTGGCGGCTACGGCCAGTGTGGCACCTGCATTGTGGAAATTGTTGAGGGTATGGAACATTTGTCGCCTCGGACTGCTGTCGAAGAGCGGAAGCTGCGCCGCAAACCGGAGAGTTACCGCTTGGCGTGTCAAACGTTGGTGAACGGGCCTGTATCGGTGAAAACAAAGCCCTAG
- the psbB gene encoding photosystem II chlorophyll-binding protein CP47: MGLPWYRVHTVLINDPGRLIAAHLMHTALVAGWAGSMALYELAIFDPSDPVLNPMWRQGMFVLPFMARLGVTGSWSGWSITGETGVDPGFWSFEGVALAHIVLSGLLFLAACWHWVYWDLELFRDPRTGEPALDLPKMFGIHLFLSGLLCFSFGAFHLTGLFGPGMWISDPYGLTGSVQPVAPEWGPDGFNPFNPGGIVAHHIAAGIVGIIAGLFHLLVRPPQRLYKALRMGNIETVLSSSIAAVFFAAFVVAGTMWYGSATTPIELFGPTRYQWDSGYFQQEINRRVQASLASGATAEEAWSAIPEKLAFYDYIGNNPAKGGLFRTGPMNKGDGIAQGWKGHAVFRNKDGEELFVRRMPNFFETFPVILTDKNGVVKADIPFRRAESKYSFEQQGVTVSFYGGELNGQTFTDPPTVKSYARKAIFGEIFEFDKETLNSDGIFRTSPRGWFTFGHAVFALLFFFGHIWHGARTLFRDVFSGIDPELSPEQVEWGFYQKVGDVTTRRKEAV; the protein is encoded by the coding sequence ATGGGACTACCCTGGTACCGAGTCCACACCGTCTTGATCAATGATCCGGGGCGGTTGATTGCGGCCCACCTGATGCACACGGCATTGGTCGCCGGTTGGGCAGGGTCGATGGCTCTTTACGAGCTGGCTATTTTTGATCCGAGCGATCCGGTTTTGAATCCCATGTGGCGGCAGGGCATGTTTGTGCTGCCCTTTATGGCACGTTTGGGGGTCACCGGATCTTGGAGTGGCTGGAGCATCACCGGTGAGACGGGGGTTGACCCCGGATTTTGGAGTTTTGAGGGAGTTGCCCTCGCCCACATTGTTCTCTCTGGCCTATTGTTCCTTGCCGCCTGCTGGCACTGGGTCTATTGGGATCTAGAACTATTCCGCGATCCCCGCACAGGGGAGCCTGCCCTTGACCTGCCTAAAATGTTTGGGATTCACCTATTTTTGTCGGGGCTACTCTGTTTTAGTTTTGGTGCCTTTCACCTTACGGGTCTGTTTGGCCCAGGGATGTGGATCTCGGATCCCTACGGCCTCACCGGTAGCGTCCAACCCGTAGCGCCGGAATGGGGTCCCGATGGCTTTAACCCCTTTAATCCGGGCGGGATTGTAGCTCACCATATTGCCGCGGGCATTGTGGGTATTATTGCTGGGCTATTCCACCTGTTGGTGCGGCCGCCGCAACGCCTTTACAAAGCCCTGCGCATGGGGAACATTGAAACGGTCTTGTCGAGCAGTATTGCTGCCGTCTTCTTTGCGGCCTTTGTGGTAGCCGGTACGATGTGGTACGGCAGTGCCACCACGCCGATTGAGCTTTTTGGCCCGACCCGCTATCAGTGGGACAGCGGCTACTTCCAGCAGGAAATTAACCGCCGCGTTCAAGCCTCGTTGGCTAGCGGTGCAACCGCCGAGGAAGCATGGTCGGCCATTCCCGAGAAACTGGCATTCTACGATTACATTGGCAACAACCCTGCTAAAGGTGGTTTGTTCCGCACCGGCCCCATGAATAAAGGGGATGGTATTGCCCAAGGGTGGAAAGGCCACGCGGTGTTCCGCAACAAAGACGGTGAAGAGCTATTTGTCCGCCGGATGCCGAACTTCTTCGAGACGTTCCCGGTCATCCTCACGGATAAGAATGGAGTTGTTAAGGCAGATATTCCCTTCCGTCGTGCCGAGTCGAAGTATAGCTTTGAGCAGCAAGGGGTCACCGTTAGCTTCTACGGCGGTGAGTTGAATGGCCAAACCTTCACGGATCCGCCCACGGTCAAAAGCTATGCCCGTAAAGCCATCTTTGGGGAAATCTTTGAATTTGACAAAGAAACCCTCAACTCTGATGGTATTTTCCGCACTAGCCCCCGGGGTTGGTTTACCTTTGGCCATGCGGTGTTTGCCCTGCTGTTCTTCTTTGGGCATATTTGGCATGGTGCCCGTACCCTGTTCCGCGATGTCTTCTCTGGGATTGATCCTGAGCTATCCCCAGAGCAGGTGGAATGGGGCTTCTACCAAAAAGTGGGCGACGTAACCACCCGCCGCAAAGAAGCTGTTTAG
- a CDS encoding photosystem II reaction center protein T, with product MESITYVFIFACIIALFFFAIFFREPPRITKK from the coding sequence ATGGAAAGTATCACCTACGTTTTCATCTTTGCCTGCATTATTGCCCTCTTCTTCTTTGCGATCTTCTTCCGTGAGCCACCCCGGATCACGAAAAAGTAA
- a CDS encoding FAD-dependent oxidoreductase, with amino-acid sequence MPETIQTEILVVGGGTGGVAAALTAARCGVNTLLVSEEPWLGGMLSSAGVVAPDGNELRAWQTGLWGEFLQGIARRQPHGLDHAWVSFFTFEPKVAAALFADWVKATPHLRWISGQAPQAVLRQGDRVAGVEFTTLTVRANITIDATELGDLLALGEIPHRWGWEWQAETGEPSAPVAANTLTDTYPVQAPTWVVILQDYGEGETAPDIPPSPLWDERKFEGAWDGYDPEHFLNYGRLPGDRFMLNWPQQGNDYGVNLGRLVQSATAKQAVLQEARWHSQDFACYIQRHLGRRYGLATDSFPTLPNHLGGGAYALHPYYRESRRLIGLTTLREQDILPVAGGMVAAPPLSPTGRYTGVAIGNYANDHHYPGFEFPLAPKSIRWGGRWTGTPFVIPYTCLIPQNIDGLLVAEKNISVTHIANGATRLQPVVMGIGQAAGWLAATAQQQNQQPRDLVDSLDLTPLITQHRQAIIPFFNLPPEHSEWTYWQCHALRTLEPERLTCGYAPLQTPEPEPSLQNLVSLCGEFQRLGEQQYQLRVGDRPWPLVTLRSSMNDRLQACVTGQPIKVSGFINPYAPWIRVETLHA; translated from the coding sequence ATGCCGGAGACAATCCAGACTGAAATTCTTGTGGTGGGGGGCGGCACGGGCGGGGTTGCTGCGGCCCTAACGGCGGCACGGTGTGGTGTGAATACGCTGCTGGTGAGCGAGGAGCCGTGGCTGGGGGGGATGCTCAGCAGTGCCGGAGTTGTGGCACCGGATGGGAATGAGCTACGGGCATGGCAAACGGGTCTGTGGGGGGAGTTTCTGCAGGGCATTGCGCGGCGGCAGCCCCACGGCTTGGATCACGCTTGGGTGAGTTTCTTTACCTTTGAGCCAAAGGTGGCCGCGGCTCTATTCGCGGATTGGGTGAAGGCAACCCCCCATCTCAGATGGATCTCAGGGCAAGCACCCCAAGCGGTACTGCGTCAGGGCGATCGCGTGGCCGGAGTAGAGTTTACCACATTGACAGTGCGGGCAAATATTACGATTGATGCCACCGAACTCGGAGACCTCTTGGCCTTGGGGGAAATTCCCCACCGTTGGGGCTGGGAGTGGCAAGCCGAAACGGGTGAACCTTCCGCCCCCGTGGCTGCCAATACCCTAACCGATACGTATCCGGTGCAAGCCCCCACTTGGGTGGTGATCCTGCAAGATTACGGCGAGGGGGAAACCGCACCGGACATTCCGCCTTCTCCCCTGTGGGATGAGCGCAAGTTTGAGGGGGCATGGGACGGCTACGATCCGGAACACTTTTTGAACTATGGCCGCCTGCCGGGCGATCGCTTCATGCTCAATTGGCCGCAGCAGGGGAATGACTACGGGGTCAACCTTGGGCGATTGGTGCAGTCTGCCACTGCCAAACAGGCCGTTTTACAAGAAGCCCGCTGGCACAGCCAAGATTTTGCCTGCTATATCCAACGCCACTTGGGGCGGCGCTATGGGTTGGCCACCGACAGCTTCCCGACCCTGCCGAACCATCTGGGGGGCGGCGCTTACGCCCTGCATCCCTACTACCGCGAAAGTCGGCGACTCATTGGCCTGACCACCCTGCGGGAGCAGGATATTCTGCCTGTGGCTGGGGGAATGGTGGCAGCCCCGCCGTTGAGTCCTACTGGCCGATATACCGGGGTAGCGATCGGCAATTATGCCAACGATCACCATTATCCGGGCTTCGAGTTCCCCTTGGCACCCAAATCCATCCGCTGGGGAGGCCGCTGGACGGGAACGCCCTTTGTGATTCCCTACACCTGTTTAATTCCCCAAAACATTGACGGCTTGTTAGTCGCCGAAAAGAATATCTCGGTGACCCACATCGCCAATGGTGCCACCCGCCTACAACCCGTCGTGATGGGTATTGGCCAAGCGGCAGGTTGGTTGGCGGCTACAGCGCAGCAACAAAACCAACAGCCCCGGGACTTGGTCGATAGCCTCGACCTCACACCCCTGATTACGCAGCATCGCCAAGCCATTATCCCCTTTTTTAACCTGCCGCCTGAGCATTCCGAATGGACCTATTGGCAATGTCATGCCCTCCGTACCCTAGAACCTGAACGCTTGACCTGCGGCTACGCACCACTACAAACCCCGGAGCCAGAACCATCCCTGCAAAATCTCGTGTCCCTTTGCGGTGAGTTTCAACGGCTCGGGGAACAGCAGTACCAACTCCGTGTGGGCGATCGCCCCTGGCCGTTGGTAACCCTGCGCTCGAGTATGAATGACCGTTTGCAAGCCTGCGTCACCGGTCAACCGATTAAGGTGAGTGGGTTTATCAATCCCTATGCGCCATGGATTCGGGTTGAAACGCTCCACGCATGA
- a CDS encoding DNA methyltransferase: MLNNKKRAPRNRTITLKDEEKAKYKQKLLRLDKSVSLQEVLNRTINQDLFQVMDFLPKQSVDLLFIDPPYNLNKTFNSSSFKKKNLDTYTDWLDAFLSGLERLLKPTSSIYICCDWQSSPAVFEAVRNRFQVRNRITWEREKGRGASKNWKNSSEDIWFCTVSDAYTFNVDAVKLKRKVIAPYTVNGTPKDWNMTEQGNYRLTHPSNLWTDLTIPFWSMPENTDHPTQKPEKLVAKVVLASSNPGDVVFDPFLGSGTTSVVAKKLGRKYFGVEIDEMYACLAEKRLEIADIEPSIQGYSEGVFWERNTLNEQVRSVDKKRNARNGNGRVSQQQELFLLTEP, translated from the coding sequence ATGCTGAACAATAAGAAACGTGCCCCCCGAAATAGGACAATTACTCTGAAGGACGAGGAAAAAGCAAAATACAAACAAAAGCTACTGCGGTTGGATAAATCTGTGAGTTTGCAGGAAGTACTCAATCGCACGATTAACCAAGACTTGTTTCAAGTAATGGATTTCCTGCCAAAACAGTCTGTTGATTTGTTGTTTATTGATCCACCTTACAATCTGAATAAAACATTTAACTCTAGTAGTTTTAAGAAAAAAAATTTAGACACATATACAGATTGGCTAGATGCATTTTTGTCTGGTCTTGAAAGACTCTTAAAGCCTACCTCTTCAATTTATATATGTTGTGACTGGCAATCCTCCCCCGCTGTATTTGAGGCAGTTAGAAATCGTTTTCAAGTTCGTAACCGTATTACATGGGAACGAGAAAAAGGGCGTGGAGCAAGCAAGAACTGGAAAAACTCATCGGAGGATATCTGGTTTTGTACAGTTTCTGATGCATATACGTTCAACGTAGATGCAGTCAAACTGAAACGGAAAGTAATAGCTCCTTACACCGTGAATGGCACCCCAAAAGATTGGAATATGACAGAGCAAGGAAACTATCGTCTTACTCACCCATCTAATCTATGGACAGATTTAACTATTCCTTTCTGGTCAATGCCAGAGAACACAGATCATCCAACTCAAAAGCCAGAAAAGTTAGTTGCCAAAGTCGTTCTTGCTAGTTCTAATCCTGGAGATGTTGTTTTCGATCCTTTTCTTGGCTCAGGAACAACATCTGTGGTTGCCAAGAAATTAGGCAGGAAATATTTTGGTGTAGAGATTGACGAAATGTACGCTTGTTTAGCTGAAAAGCGTCTTGAGATTGCTGATATCGAGCCTTCAATTCAGGGTTACTCTGAAGGAGTGTTTTGGGAAAGAAATACATTAAATGAGCAGGTGCGTTCTGTTGATAAGAAGCGTAACGCTCGAAACGGTAACGGCAGGGTATCTCAACAGCAAGAGCTTTTTCTGCTAACGGAGCCATAG
- a CDS encoding ABC transporter ATP-binding protein, which yields MSLLQVCDVYGGYIPDVDILRGVNIRLEAGELVSLIGPNGAGKSTLAKTIAGLLTPRRGTITLEGEDITYLRPNQVVKRGIGYVPQIANVFRTLTVEENLEMGAFITAGDIQSLKRRVYDTFPRLWERRQQRAGTLSGGERQMLAMGRAMMLNPRILILDEPSAALSPALVTDVFAKIKEINAQGTAIILVEQNARKALAMSDRGYVLEMGKDRYEGLGTDLLNDPKVGELYLGVTRAHP from the coding sequence ATGAGCTTGCTACAGGTTTGCGATGTCTATGGGGGTTACATTCCAGATGTGGACATCTTGCGGGGAGTCAACATTCGTCTTGAAGCGGGCGAGTTAGTTTCTCTCATTGGCCCCAACGGCGCGGGGAAATCCACCCTCGCCAAAACCATTGCGGGGCTGCTCACGCCGCGTCGCGGCACCATTACCCTTGAGGGGGAAGATATTACCTACTTGCGCCCCAATCAAGTGGTCAAAAGGGGCATTGGCTACGTGCCGCAAATTGCCAATGTGTTCCGTACCCTCACGGTAGAAGAAAACCTTGAAATGGGAGCCTTCATCACTGCCGGGGACATTCAATCCCTCAAGCGACGGGTCTATGATACCTTTCCGCGGCTGTGGGAACGCCGTCAGCAGCGGGCGGGTACCCTCTCAGGCGGCGAGCGGCAAATGCTGGCCATGGGGCGGGCGATGATGCTCAACCCACGCATTCTGATTCTGGATGAACCGTCGGCGGCACTTTCCCCGGCGCTGGTCACGGATGTGTTTGCCAAAATCAAGGAGATTAATGCCCAGGGTACGGCAATTATTTTGGTGGAGCAAAATGCCCGTAAGGCTTTAGCCATGAGCGATCGCGGTTACGTACTTGAAATGGGTAAAGATCGCTACGAGGGTCTTGGCACTGACCTGCTCAATGATCCCAAAGTAGGGGAGTTATACCTTGGCGTTACCCGGGCACACCCCTGA
- a CDS encoding NAD(P)H-quinone oxidoreductase subunit F, producing MPSSLLETSWWVPCYGLVGATLTLPWATGYVRRTGPRPAAYFNLLMTLAAFVHGLLLFQQTRSGATATIVWHWLQAPGLDLSFSLLINNVTIGAMELVTGLSILAQIFALGYLEKDWGMARFFALMGFFEAALSGIALSNSLLLSYGLLEVLTLSTYLLIGFWYAQPLVVKAARDAFLTKRVGDILLLMGVVAVGSLAGSYDFTALYDWAETAHLPDGWGLLLGLALIAGPTGKCAQVPLHLWLDEAMEGPNPASIMRNSVVVAAGAYILIKLQPILVVCPGANAALILIGTVTAISESLVSIAQIDIKRALSHSTSVYLGLVFIGVGTNWTDFALFVLLTHAIAKALLFMSIGSVIMTTNCQDLTELGGLGGRMPATSSAFVMGGLSLIGLLPLGAFWSFYRGISHYWLTAPALVGLILVVNTLTAVNLTRVFRLVFLGSAQPKTRRAPEVPWPLAVPMVTLSILNLLVPVILQRLQLLPVSINWTIVALLVISGLFGVLLGGFVTLKRSWTRPIKVPLRFVQDLLAYDFYIEELYRYTVIAAVRSLSQLSAWVDRHIVDRIVNTAGAASLVGGELLKYSATGQSQAYLLLVFVGVAILGGAIAWLLL from the coding sequence ATGCCAAGTTCGCTTTTAGAGACTAGTTGGTGGGTACCCTGCTATGGCCTAGTGGGAGCCACCCTTACCTTACCTTGGGCAACGGGTTACGTGCGACGCACAGGGCCACGACCCGCCGCTTATTTTAATCTACTGATGACGCTGGCGGCCTTTGTCCATGGCCTGTTGTTATTCCAACAGACGCGCAGTGGAGCCACGGCAACGATTGTCTGGCATTGGCTGCAAGCGCCCGGGCTAGATTTGTCCTTTTCGCTGCTCATCAATAACGTCACCATTGGTGCCATGGAGTTGGTGACGGGTCTGAGCATTCTGGCACAGATTTTTGCCCTTGGCTATCTCGAAAAAGATTGGGGGATGGCGCGGTTCTTTGCCTTGATGGGCTTTTTTGAGGCGGCCTTAAGCGGCATTGCCCTCAGTAACTCCCTGCTGTTGAGCTATGGCTTGCTGGAGGTGCTCACCCTCTCTACTTACCTGTTGATTGGGTTCTGGTATGCGCAGCCACTGGTGGTGAAAGCAGCGCGGGATGCCTTTTTAACCAAGCGGGTGGGGGATATTCTGCTGCTGATGGGAGTGGTGGCAGTGGGTAGTTTGGCGGGCAGCTATGACTTCACCGCCCTTTACGACTGGGCAGAAACGGCTCATCTACCAGACGGGTGGGGACTGCTGCTGGGCCTGGCCCTAATTGCCGGACCAACGGGTAAATGCGCCCAAGTGCCCTTGCACCTATGGCTCGATGAGGCGATGGAAGGGCCAAATCCGGCTTCGATTATGCGCAATTCGGTGGTAGTAGCGGCGGGTGCCTATATCCTGATCAAATTGCAGCCCATCCTCGTGGTTTGCCCGGGGGCTAACGCGGCGCTGATTCTCATTGGGACGGTCACAGCCATTAGTGAATCGTTGGTGTCCATTGCTCAGATTGATATTAAGCGGGCGTTGTCCCACTCAACGAGTGTGTACTTAGGGCTGGTCTTTATTGGCGTGGGTACCAACTGGACGGATTTTGCCCTGTTTGTGCTGCTGACTCATGCCATTGCCAAAGCACTGCTGTTCATGAGTATTGGCAGTGTCATTATGACCACCAACTGCCAAGATCTCACCGAGTTGGGGGGACTGGGGGGGCGAATGCCGGCCACCAGTTCTGCCTTTGTCATGGGTGGTTTATCGCTGATTGGCCTGCTCCCCTTGGGGGCGTTTTGGTCGTTTTATCGCGGCATCAGCCACTATTGGTTGACGGCTCCTGCCCTTGTGGGGTTGATTCTGGTGGTAAATACCCTCACGGCGGTGAATTTAACGCGGGTCTTTCGACTAGTGTTTTTAGGGTCAGCCCAGCCCAAAACCCGCCGCGCTCCAGAAGTACCTTGGCCGCTGGCGGTTCCTATGGTCACACTGAGCATTTTGAACTTGCTGGTGCCCGTTATTTTGCAGCGGCTCCAGTTACTGCCTGTGTCTATTAACTGGACGATTGTGGCGCTGTTGGTGATCTCTGGACTGTTTGGGGTGCTCTTGGGCGGCTTTGTGACCCTCAAGCGCAGTTGGACGCGCCCAATCAAGGTGCCGTTGCGCTTTGTCCAAGACCTGCTGGCCTACGATTTTTACATTGAAGAACTCTATCGCTACACGGTCATCGCGGCGGTGCGATCGCTCTCGCAACTGAGTGCTTGGGTGGATCGCCACATTGTAGATCGCATTGTTAATACAGCGGGGGCCGCCTCCCTCGTGGGGGGAGAACTGCTGAAGTACAGCGCTACAGGTCAATCCCAAGCGTATTTGCTACTGGTATTTGTGGGGGTGGCCATTCTAGGAGGGGCGATCGCGTGGTTACTGCTGTGA
- a CDS encoding NADH-quinone oxidoreductase subunit M — MVTAVMPLLSLLLLIPLLGALALSLVLPASGGRAYRHLAMVVMAIALVASLAIARLFDPSHGAPQLSEVLPWLEPLGLSYRLSVDGLSLPLVVLNNGLTLIALWATSVNLPRPRLYYPLVLLLNAGVNGAFLADNLLLFFLFYELELIPLYLLIAIWGGARRSYAATKFLIYTAISGVLLLAGFLGLVWQAGATSFDFDPHLSTLLPLTPQLILLGLILVGFGIKIPLVPFHTWLPDAHVEASTPISVLLAGVLLKLGTYGLVRFGVQLFPRAWHVLAPVLATWAVVSVLYGSLMAIAQTDMKKMVAYSSIGHMGFVLLATATATPLSILAAIAQMISHGLISALLFLLVGVVYEKTGSRNIETLRGLLNPERGLPLIGSLMIVGVMASGGIPGMVGFVAEFLIFRSSFLTFPVQTLLCLVGTGLTAVYFLLLVNRVFFGRLPNHLTELPPVAWGDRLPELVLAALILILGIVPNWLIHWSETTVSLLTPAVATLPLL, encoded by the coding sequence GTGGTTACTGCTGTGATGCCTCTGTTGAGCCTACTGTTGCTGATTCCGTTGCTAGGTGCCCTTGCCCTCAGCCTAGTGCTGCCTGCCAGTGGGGGTCGCGCCTATCGCCATTTAGCCATGGTGGTGATGGCGATCGCCCTCGTGGCCAGCCTTGCCATTGCCCGTCTGTTTGATCCAAGTCATGGGGCACCCCAACTCAGCGAGGTACTACCGTGGCTAGAACCCCTAGGGTTAAGCTACCGCCTGAGTGTGGATGGCCTCTCCTTGCCCCTAGTAGTGCTCAATAACGGCTTGACCCTCATTGCCCTGTGGGCGACCTCGGTCAACTTGCCGCGCCCGCGCCTCTACTATCCGCTCGTCCTGCTCCTGAATGCAGGCGTGAATGGTGCGTTTCTGGCAGACAATCTACTGCTGTTTTTCCTGTTTTATGAGCTAGAATTAATTCCTTTGTACCTACTCATTGCCATTTGGGGCGGTGCCCGCCGTAGTTATGCCGCCACTAAGTTCTTAATCTATACGGCTATTTCCGGGGTGCTTTTACTGGCGGGCTTTCTGGGGTTGGTGTGGCAAGCGGGTGCCACTTCCTTTGACTTTGACCCGCATCTTTCAACCCTGTTGCCCCTGACACCACAGTTGATTCTGCTGGGCTTAATTTTGGTGGGGTTTGGCATCAAAATTCCGCTGGTGCCCTTTCATACATGGCTACCGGATGCCCACGTGGAAGCCTCGACCCCAATTTCTGTACTGCTGGCGGGGGTACTGTTGAAGTTGGGCACCTACGGCTTGGTGCGCTTCGGGGTGCAACTGTTTCCACGGGCGTGGCACGTGCTGGCACCCGTGCTGGCCACTTGGGCGGTGGTGAGTGTGCTCTACGGTTCCCTGATGGCGATCGCTCAAACCGACATGAAAAAAATGGTGGCCTACAGTTCCATTGGCCACATGGGTTTTGTGCTCTTGGCCACGGCAACGGCTACCCCCCTCAGCATTCTAGCGGCCATTGCCCAAATGATTAGCCATGGCTTAATTTCTGCCCTTTTATTTCTGCTGGTGGGGGTCGTCTATGAAAAAACCGGCAGCCGTAACATTGAGACCTTGCGGGGGCTGCTGAACCCGGAGCGGGGGTTACCCCTCATTGGCAGCTTAATGATTGTGGGGGTGATGGCCAGTGGCGGTATTCCCGGCATGGTGGGCTTTGTGGCTGAATTTTTAATTTTTCGTAGCAGTTTTCTGACCTTTCCGGTGCAAACTCTCCTCTGTTTGGTGGGTACCGGTCTAACGGCGGTCTATTTTCTGCTGCTGGTGAACCGCGTCTTTTTTGGGCGGCTCCCCAACCATCTGACCGAATTGCCGCCCGTTGCTTGGGGCGATCGCCTACCGGAACTGGTCTTGGCCGCGCTAATCTTGATCCTAGGGATTGTGCCCAACTGGCTAATCCACTGGAGCGAGACGACTGTTAGCCTGCTCACCCCTGCTGTTGCCACCCTACCGCTGCTATGA